One genomic segment of Tripterygium wilfordii isolate XIE 37 chromosome 9, ASM1340144v1, whole genome shotgun sequence includes these proteins:
- the LOC120006334 gene encoding protein ACTIVITY OF BC1 COMPLEX KINASE 1, chloroplastic-like, producing MNMNLILPNCLNPPPRLRYAPPESRPRVSTGRISTFAAASATTSRAPIQLENKDLVLQRKSTSAMEQLDIERGVCVPFRKYTPETVRTKVLESRGAVLSLLLRGVEIVWSLGLYWSTLMYDCFIGRDEEVVPYRARQLRNLLCDLGPSFIKAGQVLANRPDIIREDYMNELCILQDDVPPFPNQVAFNIIEEELGQPLEAVFSKISSKTIAAASLGQVYKATLRATGEDVAIKVQRPDIEPIIYRDLFLFRTLASFLNGISLQKLGCNAELIVDEFGEKLLEELDYTLEAGNIEDFLENFKDDPTVKIPRVYRKLSGSHVLVMEWIDGIRCTDPQAIKTAGIDVDGFLTVGVSAALRQLLEFGLFHGDPHPGNIFAMRDGRIAYVDFGNVAVLSQQNKQILIDAVVHAVNEDYAEMANDFTRLGFLAPGTDVSPIIPALEAIWQNSVGKGLADFNFRIVTGKFNQLVYNYPIRIPERFSLVIRSLLTQEGICFTLQPDFKFLEVAYPYVAKRLLTDPNPALRERLIQVLFKDGIFQWKRLENLIVLAKENVTKMSSNPALQVKDRRQTSRNWQLERKLDLTDTIKDGARLFFIDEGIRRQLLLALTEDSKLHIQELVDVYRLVEDQVDFPSVAREVVQDFPAVVRDIMLSWSNSVLSDR from the exons ATGAACATGAACTTGATTCTTCccaattgcctcaatcctcCTCCTCGACTCAGATATGCCCCGCCCGAAAGTCGCCCGAGAGTATCTACGGGGCGGATTTCGACCTTTGCCGCGGCGTCAGCGACGACTTCGAGGGCTCCGATTCAATTGGAAAACAAGGACCTCGTCCTACAAAGAAAATCGACCAGTGCAATGGAGCAGCTCGACATAGAACGCGGCGTCTGCGTGCCGTTCCGGAAGTACACTCCCGAGACG GTAAGGACCAAAGTGTTGGAATCGAGAGGGGCTGTGTTATCACTGCTTCTACGAGGCGTGGAGATAGTCTGGAGCTTGGGATTATACTGGTCCACCTTGATGTACGATTGTTTCATCGGGAGGGATGAAGAGGTGGTTCCGTATCGAGCTCGACAGCTGAGGAATCTCTTGTGTGATTTGGGGCCTTCGTTTATCAAAGCAGGACAG GTTCTCGCCAATAGACCAGATATCATTAGAGAAGACTATATGAATGAACTTTGCATTCTTCAGGATGATGTTCCTCCTTTCCCCAATCAG GTTGCATTCAACATAATTGAAGAGGAGTTGGGGCAACCCCTTGAAGCTGTGTTCAGCAAAATTTCGTCAAAAACAATAGCTGCTGCAAGCTTGGGTCAAGTTTATAAGGCCACCTTACGTGCTACAGGAGAAGATGTTGCAATTAAG GTGCAAAGGCCTGACATAGAACCCATTATATATAGAGATCTTTTTCTCTTCAGAACTCTTGCTTCTTTCTTAAATGGCATCAGTCTACAGAAACTGGGGTGCAATGCTGAGTTGATAGTTGATGAATTTGGAGAGAAGCTCTTGGAGGAGCTTGATTATACATTG GAAGCAGGAAATATTGAAGATTTTTTGGAAAACTTCAAAGATGATCCCACTGTTAAAATTCCACGGGTTTACAGAAAGCTCTCTGGTTCACATGTTTTAGTGATGGAATGGATAGACGGTATTCGATGCACAGATCCACAG GCGATCAAGACTGCTGGCATTGATGTTGATGGGTTTTTAACAGTTGGAGTAAGTGCTGCCTTGCGACAATTGCTGGAATTTGGGTTGTTTCATGGAGATCCTCATCCCGGAAATATTTTTGCTATGCGTGATGGTCGCATTGCATATGTCGATTTTGGGAATGTTGCAGTTCTTAGTCAG CAAAACAAGCAGATTTTGATTGATGCGGTCGTTCACGCTGTAAATGAGGACTATGCTGAGATGGCAAATGATTTCACTAGGCTGGGTTTCTTGGCTCCGGGGACTGATGTCTCTCCTATAATTCCGGCTTTAGAAGCAATCTGGCAGAATTCTGTTGGAAAAGGACTTGCTGATTTTAATTTCAGAATTGTTACAG GGAAATTTAATCAATTGGTTTACAATTATCCGATCCGTATACCAGAGAGGTTTTCTCTTGTTATCCGTTCTTTATTGACTCAAGAAGGCATCTGTTTTACCCTGCAGCCAGATTTTAAGTTTCTTGAG GTGGCCTATCCGTATGTAGCAAAGCGGCTCTTGACAGACCCAAATCCAGCTCTTCGTGAACGCCTCATTCAG GTTCTCTTCAAAGATGGCATTTTCCAGTGGAAACGCCTTGAAAATCTTATTGTCCTTGCCAAAGAAAATGTCACCAAAATGAGCAGCAACCCCGCATTGCAAGTAAAGGACAG GAGGCAAACTTCAAGAAACTGGCAGCTTGAGAGGAAGCTGGACCTGACAGATACTATTAAAGACGGTGCTCGCCTTTTTTTTATCGATGAGGGGATCCGCAGACAACTTCTTCTTGCCTTGACTGAAGACTCAAAGCTTCACATTCAAGAG CTTGTAGATGTGTATCGACTGGTTGAAGACCAAGTAGATTTTCCTTCAGTAGCCAGAGAGGTTGTGCAAG actTTCCAGCTGTTGTCCGGGATATCATGCTGTCCTGGAGCAATTCAGTCTTATCTGACAGATGA